A single Vulcanisaeta distributa DSM 14429 DNA region contains:
- a CDS encoding DUF4350 domain-containing protein codes for MGAGGKAYSIKWILLSLAILLLILMMIALGPSLTPFDAYNTYWDGYSEAASICLRPIYALPNNLANVSSIFIVPEDNIGKSLVTELLNYVINGGRLVVLNGNESFSNQLLSELGVGSRFTGNVIEDPVLNVINEKFPLAFIVSNPVIQTNATIIALDDATTIIINDTDVVDIAITSRFSTAGNSTGPFPVVVAIPVGRGYVILVSSPGMFMNSMINEAGNAEFLRALCGNGTALYLESTLASNPQGVVRAWLLIVYAYASTYPINYLIVIIPVVIIIAILLIKR; via the coding sequence ATGGGAGCTGGCGGGAAGGCTTACTCGATAAAGTGGATACTCCTCTCCCTAGCCATCCTACTGCTGATACTCATGATGATCGCCCTCGGCCCATCACTCACCCCATTCGACGCCTACAACACCTACTGGGATGGCTACTCAGAGGCCGCGTCAATATGCCTAAGGCCCATTTACGCCTTGCCCAATAATCTGGCGAATGTATCCTCAATATTCATAGTCCCTGAGGACAACATTGGCAAGTCCCTGGTTACGGAACTACTCAACTACGTGATAAATGGCGGCAGGTTGGTGGTACTTAATGGTAATGAGTCATTCAGCAACCAATTACTCAGCGAGTTAGGCGTTGGGAGTAGGTTTACGGGTAACGTCATTGAGGACCCCGTATTGAACGTAATTAATGAGAAATTCCCACTGGCCTTCATCGTTAGCAACCCCGTGATCCAGACCAACGCCACAATCATAGCGCTTGACGACGCTACAACCATCATCATTAACGATACCGACGTCGTGGACATTGCCATAACGAGCAGGTTCAGCACAGCGGGTAATTCCACAGGGCCATTCCCTGTGGTCGTCGCCATACCCGTGGGCAGGGGTTACGTGATATTGGTGTCCAGCCCAGGCATGTTCATGAACTCCATGATTAATGAGGCAGGTAATGCAGAATTCCTAAGGGCATTGTGTGGTAATGGCACGGCGCTATACCTGGAAAGCACGTTGGCGAGTAATCCCCAGGGAGTCGTCAGGGCCTGGCTATTGATAGTCTATGCCTACGCATCCACTTACCCAATTAATTACCTCATAGTAATTATTCCGGTCGTAATAATCATAGCGATACTATTAATAAAG